A section of the Flavobacteriales bacterium genome encodes:
- a CDS encoding DNA gyrase/topoisomerase IV subunit A produces the protein MNDEQDGSEERTGAEEGPVEGAAQEGGERGVPGLAPGTGGAFSVSGMYRSWFLDYASYVILERAVPALYDGLKPVQRRILHAMKELDDGRYNKVANIIGHTMQYHPHGDASIGDALVQLGQKDLVIDCQGNWGNTLTGDSAAAPRYIEARLSKFAKDVVFNPKTTEWQLSYDGRNKEPIFLPVKFPLLLAQGAEGIAVGLSCKVLPHNFNELIDASIAVLRKRSFDLVPDFPTGGLADVSNYNEGERGGRVRCRARIRKEDNKTLVITEIPFGTTTTSLIESIIKANEKGKIRVRHIEDNTAENAEILIHLAAGVSPDTTIDALFAFTDCEVSIAPNAVVIENDKPRFVGVKELLRISTENTLRLLKLELEIRLEELEAQWHFSSLERIFIEKKVYRKIEEAETWEEVLSFIDKGLKPHVKELRRPVTEEDILRLTEIRIKRISKYDSFKADEHIRGLEDQIAEVKDKLAHLVDHAVEHFKELKKKYGAGRERRTELRTFDTIVATKVAVANRKLYVDKAEGFMGWSLRNHEFVDECSDIDDIIVFRENGTMLVTKVADKKFIGKGVLHVGVWKKNDERTIYHMVYQDGPKGAYYMKRFAVTGITRDKEYDLTSGAPGSRVEYFSANPDGAAEVLQVTLRPRPNLRRTKFDVDFSQLSVKGRGSKGNLLTRYMVQKVVLKERGGSTLGAIPIWFDETVRRLNDTGHGRYLGRFSGEDRILAIMSDGSYQLFPFVLSTHFPDNAVTVVKWDPKAVVSAVYWEGEKQQFQVKRFLVEPSREPMSFITDHPESRLAVHSLVGHPRVRVSFDKRSSDRPDEEVDLESFIAVKGVKALGNRLTPFKVKELELLDPAFIPMTPELEEVQGMLISDEEIGNLEAPEEEGLEESPVKRFKRQQAVQEVERSPEDPLIGYEPGKQITLGLD, from the coding sequence ATGAACGACGAACAGGACGGGTCGGAGGAGCGCACCGGGGCGGAGGAAGGTCCGGTGGAAGGTGCAGCGCAGGAGGGTGGTGAGCGCGGTGTGCCGGGCCTGGCCCCGGGCACCGGTGGTGCGTTCAGCGTGAGCGGCATGTACCGAAGCTGGTTCCTGGACTATGCCAGCTACGTGATCCTGGAACGCGCGGTGCCCGCGCTGTACGACGGCCTGAAGCCCGTGCAGCGCCGCATCCTGCATGCCATGAAGGAGCTCGATGATGGGCGCTACAACAAGGTGGCCAACATCATCGGGCACACCATGCAATACCACCCGCACGGCGACGCCAGCATCGGCGATGCGCTGGTGCAGCTGGGCCAGAAGGACCTGGTGATCGACTGCCAGGGCAACTGGGGCAACACCCTCACGGGCGACAGCGCCGCGGCGCCCCGCTACATCGAGGCCCGCCTCAGCAAGTTCGCCAAGGACGTGGTCTTCAACCCGAAGACCACCGAGTGGCAGCTGAGCTACGACGGCCGCAACAAGGAGCCCATCTTCCTGCCGGTGAAGTTCCCGCTGCTGCTGGCGCAGGGCGCGGAAGGCATCGCCGTGGGCCTCAGCTGCAAGGTGCTGCCGCACAACTTCAACGAGCTCATCGACGCCAGCATCGCCGTGCTGCGCAAGCGCTCCTTCGACCTGGTGCCCGACTTCCCCACGGGCGGCCTGGCCGATGTGAGCAACTACAACGAGGGCGAGCGGGGCGGCCGCGTGCGCTGCCGGGCCCGCATCCGCAAGGAGGACAACAAGACCCTCGTCATCACCGAGATCCCCTTCGGCACCACCACCACCTCGCTCATCGAGAGCATCATCAAGGCCAACGAGAAGGGCAAGATCCGCGTGCGGCACATCGAGGACAACACGGCCGAGAACGCCGAGATCCTCATCCACCTGGCCGCCGGCGTGAGCCCGGACACCACCATCGATGCGCTCTTCGCCTTCACCGATTGCGAGGTGAGCATCGCGCCCAACGCCGTGGTGATCGAGAACGACAAGCCGCGCTTCGTGGGGGTGAAGGAACTGCTGCGCATCAGCACGGAGAACACGCTGCGCCTGCTGAAGCTCGAACTGGAGATCCGGCTGGAGGAGCTGGAGGCCCAATGGCACTTCAGTTCGCTGGAGCGCATCTTCATCGAGAAGAAGGTGTACCGCAAGATCGAGGAGGCCGAGACCTGGGAGGAGGTGCTGAGCTTCATCGACAAGGGCCTGAAGCCCCACGTCAAGGAACTGCGCCGGCCCGTCACCGAGGAGGACATCCTCCGCCTCACCGAGATCCGCATCAAGCGCATCTCCAAGTACGACAGCTTCAAGGCCGACGAGCACATCCGCGGCCTGGAGGACCAGATCGCCGAGGTGAAGGACAAGCTGGCCCACCTGGTGGACCATGCCGTGGAGCACTTCAAGGAGCTGAAGAAGAAGTACGGGGCGGGCCGCGAGCGCCGCACCGAACTGCGCACCTTCGACACCATCGTGGCCACCAAGGTGGCCGTGGCCAACCGCAAGCTCTATGTGGACAAGGCCGAAGGCTTCATGGGCTGGAGCCTGCGCAACCACGAATTCGTGGACGAGTGCTCGGACATCGACGACATCATCGTGTTCCGCGAGAACGGCACCATGCTCGTCACCAAGGTGGCCGACAAGAAGTTCATCGGCAAGGGCGTGCTGCACGTGGGCGTGTGGAAGAAGAACGATGAGCGCACCATCTACCACATGGTGTACCAGGACGGCCCCAAGGGCGCGTACTACATGAAGCGCTTCGCCGTCACCGGCATCACGCGCGACAAGGAGTACGACCTCACCAGCGGTGCGCCCGGAAGCAGGGTGGAGTACTTCAGCGCCAACCCCGATGGCGCCGCCGAAGTGCTGCAGGTCACGCTGCGGCCGCGGCCCAACCTGCGCAGAACGAAGTTCGACGTGGACTTCAGCCAGTTGTCCGTGAAGGGCCGGGGCAGCAAGGGCAACCTGCTGACGCGCTACATGGTGCAGAAGGTGGTGCTGAAGGAGCGCGGGGGCAGCACGCTCGGCGCCATCCCCATCTGGTTCGACGAGACGGTGCGCCGCCTCAACGACACCGGCCATGGGCGCTACCTGGGCCGCTTCTCCGGCGAGGACCGCATCCTGGCCATCATGAGCGACGGCAGCTACCAGCTCTTCCCCTTCGTGCTCAGCACGCACTTCCCGGACAACGCCGTCACCGTGGTCAAGTGGGACCCGAAGGCGGTGGTGAGCGCCGTGTACTGGGAGGGCGAGAAGCAGCAGTTCCAGGTGAAGCGCTTCCTGGTGGAGCCCTCGCGCGAGCCCATGTCCTTCATCACGGACCATCCGGAGAGCCGGCTGGCCGTGCACAGCCTGGTGGGCCATCCGCGCGTGCGGGTGAGCTTCGACAAGCGCAGCAGCGACCGGCCCGACGAGGAGGTGGACCTGGAGTCCTTCATCGCGGTGAAGGGGGTGAAGGCCCTCGGCAACCGCCTCACGCCCTTCAAGGTGAAGGAACTGGAGCTCCTGGATCCGGCTTTCATCCCGATGACCCCCGAGCTGGAGGAGGTACAGGGCATGTTGATCAGCGATGAGGAGATCGGCAACCTGGAGGCGCCCGAGGAGGAGGGCCTCGAGGAGAGCCCGGTGAAGCGGTTCAAGCGGCAGCAGGCCGTTCAGGAGGTGGAGCGGTCGCCGGAGGACCCGCTGATCGGTTACGAGCCTGGCAAGCAGATCACCCTGGGGCTGGACTGA